The Xenopus laevis strain J_2021 chromosome 7S, Xenopus_laevis_v10.1, whole genome shotgun sequence genome includes a window with the following:
- the actr1a.S gene encoding alpha-centractin yields MESYDVIANQPVVIDNGSGVIKAGFAGDQIPKYCFPNYVGRPKHIRVMAGALEGDLFIGPKAEEHRGLLSIRYPMEHGIVKDWNDMERIWQYVYSKDQLQTFSEEHPVLLTEAPLNPRKNRERAAEVFFETFNVPALFISMQAVLSLYATGRTTGVVLDSGDGVTHAVPIYEGFAMPHSIMRIDIAGRDVSRFLRLYLRKEGYDFHTSAEFEIVKTIKERACYLSINPQKDETLETEKAQYYLPDGSTIEIGPARFRAPELLFRPDLIGEECEGIHEVLVFAIQKSDMDLRRTLFSNIVLSGGSTLFKGFGDRLLSEVKKLAPKDVKIRISAPQERLYSTWIGGSILASLDTFKKMWVSKKEYEEDGARAIHRKTF; encoded by the exons GGGTCTGGAGTCATCAAAGCTGGTTTTGCAGGTGACCAAATCCCAAAGTACTGCTTTCCAAACTA tgtgGGAAGGCCCAAACACATCCGAGTCATGGCTGGTGCCCTGGAGGGAGATTTGTTTATTGGACCAAAGGCAGAG GAGCACAGGGGCCTTCTCTCAATCCGTTACCCAATGGAGCATGGAATAGTAAAGGACTGGAATGATATGGAACGTATCTGGCAATATGTCTATTCAAAAGACCAACTGCAGACATTCTCTGAGGAG CATCCCGTACTACTGACAGAAGCTCCCTTGAACCCCCGTAAAAATCGGGAAAGAGCAGCAGAAGTTTTCTTTGAAACATTTAATGTTCCGGCGCTGTTCATCTCCATGCAGGCTGTGCTGAGTCT ATACGCAACAGGTAGGACAACAGGGGTTGTTCTGGACTCTGGAGACGGGGTGACTCACGCAGTTCCCATTTATGAAGGATTTGCCATGCCTCATTCAATAATGAGGATCGACATTGCAGGCAGAGATGTTTCCCGTTTCCTGCGCCTTTACCTGCGGAAAGAAGGCTACGATTTCCACACCTCAGCAGAGTTTGAAATCGTGAAAACCATCAAGGAG CGAGCGTGTTACTTGTCAATAAATCCCCAGAAAGATGAGACACTGGAAACTGAAAAGGCTCAATACTACTTACCTGATGGTAGCACTATTGAG ATTGGCCCAGCCCGATTCAGAGCCCCGGAATTGCTTTTCCGACCAGATCTGATTGGGGAGGAGTGTGAGGGTATCCACGAAGTGTTAGTATTTGCCATTCAAAAGTCTGACATGGACCTGAGGCGAACACTGTTTTCCAACATAGTTTTATCTGGTGGATCTACTCTTTTTAAAG GTTTCGGTGACAGGCTTTTAAGTGAAGTGAAAAAATTAGCACCAAAAGATGTCAAAATAAGA atatcAGCTCCTCAAGAACGATTATATTCCACTTGGATTGG tGGTTCTATTTTGGCATCCCTGGATACCTTCAAGAAAATGTGGGTGTCAAAGAAGGAATATGAAGAAGACGGAGCCAGGGCGATCCATAGGAAAACCTTCTAA